In a genomic window of Methanoregula sp. UBA64:
- a CDS encoding type III PLP-dependent enzyme: protein MTTTTPSCGNDRPAPQKDRGSRQFLETLAREHGTPVFIIDHAKIRENYREFKKYLPKVQVYFAVKANSNPAIVKTLLDEGASFDVASMPEFMIVHEFIKDMPAKERQDFIWDRIIYANTIKPIETLEELNQYKPLVTFDNIEELKKIRAHAPQAGLVLRLRVPNTGSMVELSSKFGADPGEAVDLIKAAFDLGLVVEGLSFHVGSQCTNFENYVSALEISANIIEECESRLGQKIRILDIGGGFPVRYNPDVRPLADLAAKLNGEFARLFPPDMEILAEPGRFLVANACTLVAKVVGKAHRDGKPCYYINDGVYHTYSGQVFDHCTYPVLSLTKEGPTRISAVFGPTCDAFDTITLSAELPELEIGDLVYSENIGAYSIASSTYFNGFPPAKIVHINR, encoded by the coding sequence GTGACCACCACTACACCATCGTGCGGAAACGACCGCCCGGCCCCGCAGAAGGACCGGGGAAGTCGTCAGTTTTTGGAAACGCTCGCCCGCGAGCACGGGACCCCTGTTTTTATCATCGACCATGCAAAGATCCGGGAAAATTACCGGGAATTCAAGAAGTACCTGCCCAAAGTCCAGGTCTATTTTGCGGTAAAAGCCAATTCGAACCCGGCGATCGTAAAAACCCTCCTTGACGAGGGCGCGAGTTTCGACGTGGCCTCGATGCCCGAGTTCATGATCGTCCACGAGTTCATAAAAGACATGCCGGCAAAAGAGCGCCAGGACTTCATCTGGGACCGGATCATCTACGCGAACACGATAAAACCGATCGAGACCCTGGAGGAGCTCAACCAGTACAAGCCCCTCGTCACCTTCGACAATATCGAGGAGCTCAAAAAGATCCGGGCCCACGCCCCGCAGGCCGGCCTCGTGCTCCGCCTTCGTGTACCAAACACCGGCTCCATGGTCGAGCTCTCGTCCAAGTTCGGCGCAGACCCGGGCGAGGCAGTGGATCTCATCAAGGCGGCCTTTGACCTCGGCCTCGTGGTCGAGGGCCTTTCCTTCCACGTGGGCAGCCAGTGTACGAACTTCGAGAACTATGTAAGTGCCTTAGAGATTTCCGCAAATATCATCGAGGAGTGCGAGAGCCGGCTTGGGCAAAAGATCCGGATACTCGATATCGGCGGCGGTTTCCCGGTCCGGTACAACCCGGATGTCCGGCCGCTCGCCGACCTTGCGGCAAAGCTCAACGGGGAATTTGCCCGGCTCTTTCCCCCGGACATGGAGATCCTTGCCGAACCCGGCCGGTTCCTTGTCGCAAATGCCTGCACGCTTGTCGCAAAAGTCGTGGGCAAGGCCCACCGCGACGGCAAGCCCTGCTACTACATCAACGACGGCGTGTACCACACGTACTCGGGGCAGGTCTTCGACCACTGTACCTACCCGGTGCTCTCCTTAACAAAAGAGGGTCCGACACGGATCTCGGCGGTCTTTGGGCCCACCTGCGATGCGTTTGATACGATCACCCTCTCGGCCGAGCTCCCCGAGCTCGAGATCGGCGATCTCGTGTACTCGGAAAATATCGGGGCGTACTCGATTGCCTCGTCCACGTACTTCAACGGTTTCCCCCCCGCAAAGATCGTGCATATCAACAGGTAA
- a CDS encoding type II toxin-antitoxin system Phd/YefM family antitoxin yields the protein MSSAGQYVTDENGNKVAIILPLTEYEHMKEDLHDLAMVAERRDEGTISLAELKKRVM from the coding sequence ATGAGCTCTGCCGGGCAATACGTCACTGATGAGAACGGAAACAAGGTTGCCATCATCCTCCCGCTCACCGAATACGAGCACATGAAAGAGGATCTTCACGATCTTGCCATGGTGGCTGAACGGCGGGATGAAGGAACCATCAGCCTTGCCGAATTAAAAAAACGTGTGATGTGA
- a CDS encoding DUF2178 domain-containing protein, with translation MKRFTYLACSLAVSILVAAMIGWSIAAGNFLVPVIAIPLGVIVIVACRRNVQEAMGDERMNKVRSVAALRTLEIIVIAGAIAAVILSSFVFSSTLSPKITGSVFTNDNGTTSLVMHLYKPGSPETPENMIRTITIKDINSMNEVDAMEYSQFRNMAFQENEEKGLVGMTIGCVLAALLVTYGAFYLYYNKKY, from the coding sequence ATGAAGCGCTTCACGTACCTTGCTTGCTCCCTCGCCGTCTCCATCCTCGTGGCGGCAATGATCGGGTGGTCGATAGCCGCCGGGAATTTCCTTGTCCCGGTCATCGCTATACCGCTCGGGGTTATTGTCATTGTTGCCTGCCGGCGGAACGTGCAAGAGGCGATGGGCGACGAGCGGATGAACAAGGTCCGCTCGGTTGCCGCACTCCGGACCCTTGAAATAATTGTTATTGCAGGGGCCATTGCCGCCGTCATTCTCTCTTCGTTTGTTTTCAGCAGTACGCTCAGTCCGAAAATAACGGGGAGCGTCTTTACCAACGATAACGGGACCACCTCCCTTGTGATGCACCTGTATAAACCCGGGAGTCCGGAAACACCCGAAAACATGATCCGTACCATCACCATTAAGGACATCAATTCCATGAACGAGGTTGACGCAATGGAGTACAGCCAGTTCAGGAATATGGCATTCCAGGAAAATGAAGAGAAGGGCCTGGTTGGAATGACTATCGGTTGTGTGCTGGCCGCCCTGCTCGTTACATACGGTGCGTTTTATCTGTATTATAACAAAAAGTACTGA
- a CDS encoding AMP-binding protein: MGEEQHNIEDYERTKADFTIEVPEYFNFGYDVVDAWAKKDRNKLAMIWTSQQGEEKKFSFLDMANLSNQAANVLLKYSINKGDRVLIMLPRIPEWWIFVVGLIKLGAVFCPCPSMLTPRDIKYRINKGGFKMVITNLENSSKIDEICNECPTLSTRFVVDGEIDGWASWPYELLYPAPVSHKSVSIPDEQRTKSTDPILIYFTSGTAAEPKMVLHNHAHPLGQIVTARFWQDLKSNDLHFTVTDTGWAKCGWGKIFGQWIEGACLFVYNFHGKFNATELLPLLEKYQVTTFCCPPTIYRMLILADLKRFDLSSLRHCTSAGEPLNPEVIRVWKEGTGLTIREGYGQSETCCCVASFPCLESRPGSMGKPSPGWNVELHDENGKPVGIREEGRIAISVTPPPPGLIVEYVDNPEENAKSFVNGWYYTGDKAYRDEDGFFWFIGRDDDVIKSSGYRIGPFEVESALIEHPAVQEAAVVGAPDRLRGLIVKAYVVLNKEYTPSDALVKEIKSYVKRTTAPYKYPRAIEFVAELPKTHSGKIRRAELRERELRKYRELK; this comes from the coding sequence ACGAACGGACAAAAGCGGATTTTACGATCGAGGTTCCCGAATATTTCAACTTCGGGTACGATGTCGTCGATGCCTGGGCAAAAAAGGACCGCAACAAGCTCGCGATGATCTGGACCAGCCAGCAGGGAGAGGAGAAGAAGTTCAGCTTCCTTGACATGGCCAACCTCTCCAACCAGGCTGCAAACGTACTCTTAAAATACAGTATCAACAAGGGCGATCGGGTACTCATCATGCTGCCCCGGATCCCCGAGTGGTGGATCTTTGTCGTGGGTCTCATCAAGCTCGGCGCGGTCTTCTGCCCCTGCCCGAGCATGCTCACCCCGAGGGACATCAAATACCGCATCAACAAGGGCGGGTTTAAGATGGTTATTACCAATCTGGAAAACTCGTCAAAGATCGATGAGATCTGCAACGAGTGCCCCACGCTCTCCACCCGGTTCGTGGTTGACGGCGAAATCGACGGCTGGGCAAGCTGGCCGTACGAACTGCTCTACCCGGCGCCGGTCTCCCACAAGTCGGTAAGCATCCCCGACGAACAGCGGACCAAAAGTACCGACCCGATTCTCATCTATTTCACGTCAGGGACGGCCGCAGAGCCAAAGATGGTGCTCCACAACCACGCCCACCCGCTCGGCCAGATCGTTACCGCCCGGTTCTGGCAGGATCTCAAATCAAACGACCTGCACTTCACGGTCACCGATACCGGCTGGGCCAAGTGCGGCTGGGGGAAGATCTTTGGCCAGTGGATCGAAGGGGCCTGCCTCTTTGTGTACAATTTCCACGGGAAGTTCAATGCAACCGAGCTGCTCCCGCTTCTGGAGAAGTACCAGGTCACCACGTTCTGCTGCCCGCCCACGATCTACCGGATGCTGATCCTCGCGGACCTAAAACGCTTCGATCTCTCGTCGCTGCGCCACTGCACGAGCGCCGGCGAACCGCTCAACCCGGAAGTGATCCGGGTCTGGAAGGAGGGAACAGGACTTACCATCCGCGAAGGTTACGGCCAGAGCGAGACCTGCTGCTGCGTTGCATCGTTCCCCTGCCTTGAATCCCGGCCCGGCTCGATGGGCAAGCCCTCGCCCGGCTGGAACGTGGAGCTCCACGATGAGAACGGGAAGCCGGTCGGGATCCGGGAAGAAGGAAGGATCGCGATCTCTGTTACGCCCCCGCCGCCGGGACTTATCGTGGAGTACGTGGACAATCCCGAGGAGAACGCAAAGTCGTTTGTGAACGGCTGGTATTATACAGGCGACAAGGCGTACCGGGACGAGGACGGGTTCTTCTGGTTCATCGGCCGTGACGATGACGTGATCAAATCGTCCGGCTACCGGATCGGGCCGTTCGAGGTCGAGAGCGCACTCATCGAGCACCCGGCCGTGCAGGAAGCGGCAGTGGTCGGGGCACCGGACCGGCTCCGCGGCCTGATCGTGAAGGCATACGTGGTGCTCAACAAGGAGTACACGCCTTCCGATGCGCTGGTTAAAGAGATCAAATCCTATGTGAAACGGACCACGGCGCCGTACAAGTACCCGCGGGCAATCGAGTTTGTTGCCGAACTCCCCAAGACCCATTCCGGCAAAATCCGGCGCGCCGAGCTCCGCGAGCGCGAGCTGCGGAAGTACCGGGAACTTAAGTAA
- a CDS encoding DUF5814 domain-containing protein has product MIADRARFRHAKKIERLCGYRVPEFAFSPVMLETITSRFNYDALDFAIRDQLLRFFDDFLRCKCKNSPLCGCPEKKFAKKVIELRENGLDHRQIAAYLSDEYGIEVFPADILSFLEESVHVLEAIADVSRLQGEGGLEKKTVEHIRLIER; this is encoded by the coding sequence GTGATCGCAGACCGGGCCCGGTTCCGCCACGCTAAAAAGATCGAACGGCTTTGTGGCTACCGGGTCCCCGAGTTCGCCTTTTCCCCGGTGATGCTCGAGACCATCACCTCCCGATTCAATTATGATGCGCTCGATTTTGCCATCCGCGACCAGCTCCTCCGGTTCTTCGACGATTTCCTGCGCTGCAAGTGCAAGAACTCTCCGTTATGCGGCTGCCCCGAGAAGAAGTTTGCCAAAAAAGTGATCGAGCTGCGCGAGAACGGGCTCGACCACCGCCAGATTGCAGCCTATCTTTCGGACGAGTACGGGATCGAAGTGTTTCCCGCGGACATCCTCTCGTTCCTGGAAGAGTCCGTGCATGTGCTCGAAGCAATCGCGGATGTTTCCCGGCTCCAGGGCGAGGGCGGACTGGAGAAAAAGACCGTGGAGCATATCCGGCTGATTGAGCGGTAA
- a CDS encoding DUF2150 family protein, whose product MAKKASKKVEEEPMKLFYIFYNQERWDNWLKSLSEASFEADPKSDEMPEGFRVLDSFSVDITLAVLKIVKLYQNKRFSKEESLDKLAQVEAIVMAAAPAGDLEEIVEILQLPKLALFASCRRYLDGEFDKDIKTQVKKGREVIEKDMEQALDIASNIGAAVIDGAACCGKYVKDDLENPTLFDEWLIECERMHEAMDSLEKFDESTGEDE is encoded by the coding sequence ATGGCGAAAAAGGCGAGCAAAAAAGTTGAAGAAGAGCCGATGAAACTCTTCTACATCTTCTATAACCAGGAACGCTGGGACAACTGGTTAAAGTCTCTGAGCGAGGCAAGTTTCGAGGCCGACCCGAAAAGCGACGAGATGCCCGAAGGATTCCGGGTGCTGGACAGTTTCTCGGTGGACATCACGCTTGCGGTGCTCAAGATCGTAAAACTCTATCAGAACAAGAGGTTCTCAAAAGAAGAGTCTCTTGACAAGCTCGCGCAGGTCGAGGCGATTGTCATGGCCGCCGCACCTGCGGGCGATCTCGAAGAGATCGTCGAGATTTTGCAGCTCCCCAAACTCGCCCTCTTTGCGTCCTGCCGGCGCTACCTTGACGGGGAATTCGACAAGGACATCAAGACGCAGGTGAAAAAGGGCCGCGAGGTCATCGAGAAGGACATGGAGCAGGCGCTCGATATTGCCTCGAACATCGGCGCTGCAGTGATCGACGGCGCTGCCTGCTGCGGGAAGTACGTGAAAGACGATCTCGAAAACCCGACCCTCTTTGACGAGTGGCTCATCGAATGCGAGCGGATGCACGAGGCAATGGATTCGCTTGAGAAGTTTGACGAGTCTACCGGAGAAGACGAGTGA
- the pscS gene encoding O-phospho-L-seryl-tRNA:Cys-tRNA synthase, whose translation MKCGAGIEARQVNELSINIDPIQAGGKLTGDAIKAIIAYGDGYSVCDNCRKPNRLDCIAKPPIAQFHKEVAAWLNMDDARMMPGARRAFQAVAHTYVKPGDPVLLTSLSHYTEFLAVEEAGGMPCEIPADADHKITPEAAAAKIDEVKKKFGRAPVLALIDHVDYQYGNLHDFFGIAKVAHESDVPVLYNGAYTVGTMPVDGKALGADFVVGSGHKSMAAPAPSGVLAVTAERAKEVFRTTQIEGDVTKRRFGVKEPEMMGCTLMGATLVGMMASFPHVKERVKHFDAELENNRVVMEALLSITGTKILSEYPRRHTLTRVDTTGSFDTIAEAHKNKGYYFSSALNDKGIFGLIPGATRVWKFNTYGITGKQARYLADAFVAVAQENGLPVQ comes from the coding sequence ATGAAGTGCGGGGCGGGTATTGAGGCACGGCAGGTTAACGAACTCTCGATTAACATCGATCCGATCCAGGCCGGCGGGAAGCTCACGGGCGATGCGATAAAAGCGATCATTGCGTACGGGGACGGATACTCGGTCTGCGACAACTGCAGGAAACCCAACCGCCTCGACTGCATTGCAAAACCGCCGATTGCGCAGTTCCATAAAGAGGTGGCCGCGTGGCTCAACATGGACGACGCCCGGATGATGCCCGGCGCCCGGCGGGCGTTCCAGGCCGTTGCCCATACCTACGTAAAGCCCGGCGACCCGGTCCTGCTGACCTCCCTCTCGCACTACACGGAATTTCTCGCGGTCGAAGAGGCGGGCGGGATGCCGTGCGAGATCCCGGCGGATGCAGACCATAAGATCACGCCCGAAGCGGCCGCGGCAAAGATCGACGAGGTAAAAAAGAAGTTCGGGAGAGCGCCGGTCCTTGCATTGATCGACCATGTGGATTACCAGTACGGGAACCTGCACGATTTTTTTGGGATCGCAAAAGTTGCGCACGAATCTGACGTGCCCGTCCTCTACAACGGTGCGTACACGGTCGGGACCATGCCGGTGGACGGGAAAGCCCTTGGCGCGGATTTCGTGGTCGGCTCGGGCCACAAGAGCATGGCGGCCCCGGCCCCGTCCGGCGTCCTTGCGGTCACGGCCGAACGCGCCAAAGAAGTGTTCCGCACAACGCAGATCGAAGGCGACGTGACAAAGCGCCGGTTCGGGGTCAAGGAACCCGAGATGATGGGCTGCACGCTCATGGGCGCAACCCTTGTCGGCATGATGGCCTCGTTCCCGCACGTAAAAGAGCGGGTGAAGCACTTCGATGCGGAGCTTGAAAACAACCGGGTGGTGATGGAAGCCCTGCTCTCGATTACAGGAACAAAGATCCTCTCCGAGTACCCGCGCCGGCACACGCTCACCCGGGTCGATACCACCGGTTCGTTCGACACCATCGCGGAGGCCCACAAGAACAAGGGCTACTACTTCTCGTCCGCGTTAAACGACAAGGGGATCTTCGGCCTTATCCCCGGGGCAACCCGGGTCTGGAAGTTCAACACCTACGGGATCACCGGAAAGCAGGCCCGGTACCTTGCCGATGCGTTTGTCGCGGTGGCACAGGAGAACGGGCTTCCCGTACAGTAA
- a CDS encoding saccharopine dehydrogenase NADP-binding domain-containing protein, with protein MDFKNKVLIIGYGAVSKCTLPILLRHVNIPLENITIVDFKDKSQDLKAYTSRGLRFLKRRISPENLPAILSETLSDGGLLVDLAWNIDAGEIVQWCHDHNVLYVNTSVEAWDPLGERYTASPYEKSLYYRQMKLRELTKDWKGSTTCIVDHGANPGLISHMTKQGLVDIANRMIADGIAADPKRFEQLIREQRFGELAMEVGIKVIHCSERDTQISRSPKKVDEFVGTWCIEGLLEEGTAPAEIGWGTHEKTLPDHAHVPPEGPKNAIMLPHMGINTWVRSFVPSQEIVGMVIRHGEAFGISDRWTVWKDGKAIYRPTVNYAYLPCDATIASLHELRGRNYELQPKLRIMNDREISSGADILGALLMGHPYKSWWTGSILSIDEAKKLAPGQNATTIQVALGVVSAVMWMIEHPKMGFCLPDDLPHEYVLNIAKPYLGEFYSGPSDWTPLKNRTVYFKENPENDYDREDVWQFKNFLFVR; from the coding sequence ATGGACTTTAAAAACAAAGTACTTATCATCGGTTATGGTGCCGTGTCCAAGTGCACGCTCCCCATCCTGCTTCGGCATGTCAATATACCTTTGGAGAATATCACGATTGTCGATTTTAAAGATAAATCGCAGGATCTCAAAGCGTATACCAGCCGGGGTCTCCGGTTTTTAAAACGCCGGATCTCACCCGAAAATCTCCCCGCCATATTATCTGAAACGCTCTCTGACGGCGGCCTCCTTGTCGATCTTGCATGGAACATCGATGCCGGCGAGATCGTCCAGTGGTGCCACGACCACAATGTTTTGTACGTCAATACCTCGGTCGAGGCATGGGACCCCTTAGGCGAGCGCTATACGGCAAGCCCGTACGAGAAGTCCCTGTATTACCGGCAGATGAAACTCCGCGAGCTCACGAAAGACTGGAAGGGCTCGACGACCTGTATCGTGGACCACGGGGCAAACCCGGGCCTTATCTCCCACATGACCAAGCAGGGCCTCGTGGATATTGCAAACCGGATGATTGCAGACGGCATTGCAGCGGATCCAAAACGCTTCGAGCAGCTCATCAGAGAACAGCGCTTTGGCGAACTTGCCATGGAAGTCGGGATCAAGGTGATCCACTGCTCCGAGCGCGACACGCAGATCTCGCGCTCGCCCAAAAAAGTGGACGAGTTTGTGGGCACCTGGTGCATTGAGGGCCTGCTCGAAGAGGGCACGGCGCCGGCCGAGATCGGCTGGGGCACGCACGAAAAAACGCTGCCCGACCATGCGCATGTCCCGCCCGAGGGCCCGAAGAACGCGATCATGCTCCCCCACATGGGGATCAACACCTGGGTCCGGTCCTTTGTGCCCTCGCAGGAGATCGTGGGCATGGTAATCCGGCACGGCGAAGCGTTCGGGATCTCCGACCGCTGGACGGTCTGGAAAGACGGCAAGGCAATCTACCGCCCGACCGTGAACTACGCGTACCTCCCCTGCGATGCAACGATCGCCTCGCTCCACGAGCTCCGCGGACGGAACTACGAGCTCCAGCCCAAGCTCCGGATCATGAACGACCGGGAAATTTCAAGCGGCGCGGATATCCTGGGAGCGCTCCTGATGGGCCACCCGTACAAGTCCTGGTGGACGGGAAGCATCCTCTCAATCGACGAGGCAAAGAAGCTCGCGCCGGGCCAGAACGCGACCACGATCCAGGTTGCGCTCGGCGTGGTCTCGGCCGTGATGTGGATGATCGAGCACCCGAAGATGGGCTTTTGCCTGCCGGACGATCTCCCCCACGAGTATGTCTTAAACATCGCAAAGCCGTACCTCGGCGAATTTTATTCCGGCCCCTCGGACTGGACGCCTTTGAAGAACCGGACCGTGTACTTCAAGGAGAACCCTGAAAACGACTACGACCGCGAGGATGTCTGGCAATTCAAAAACTTCTTATTTGTCAGATGA
- the pap gene encoding polyphosphate:AMP phosphotransferase yields MPAPAQRRRPRGKCAMLKNVISPKNRIDTKTFEKKIAPLKERLGILQRSLHDAGIPVVVVMEGWDAAGITRSTKMVIDSLDPRGFTLHTIEQPTDNERVRPFLWRFWVRTPQKGRIAIFARSWYSRAISAEMQKASWTKSLKGRTIAINNFERQLSDDGAVIVKFFLHIEKEEQKRRFIAREHDPLKAWLVTPALWEIHKSYELSLPVIDHFLEKTDTKSAPWHVLDATDENFAVLKIYTALEAALEKALLVKSGEKPAKLPDPLLPEKRPVKRSAGNYKDGKSCTREECQPALDALQEEMIRVQGLLFKRKIPLIIVYEGWDAAGKGGNITRLARYMNPRGYDVIPTSAPGATEKSHHYLWRFVRNFPQAGHIAIFDRSWYGRVLVERVENFCTKNEWQRAYREINEMEADYVYSSGGGIIKFWLEITKDEQLRRFEQREDDPLKQWKITDEDWRNREKWDLYDKAVDEMLARTSTKIAPWTVIGSEDKWPARIRTIEKVTSYCRDLLE; encoded by the coding sequence ATGCCGGCCCCAGCACAAAGGCGCCGGCCGCGGGGGAAATGTGCCATGCTCAAAAATGTCATCAGCCCGAAGAACCGGATCGACACAAAGACCTTTGAGAAGAAGATCGCCCCGTTAAAGGAGCGTCTCGGGATCCTCCAGCGCTCCCTGCACGACGCGGGGATCCCGGTCGTTGTCGTGATGGAGGGCTGGGATGCGGCCGGGATCACCCGGTCCACGAAGATGGTAATAGACTCGCTCGACCCCCGGGGATTCACCCTCCACACCATCGAGCAGCCTACCGACAACGAACGGGTCCGGCCGTTCCTGTGGCGGTTCTGGGTACGGACCCCGCAGAAAGGGAGGATCGCAATCTTTGCACGGAGCTGGTACAGCAGGGCGATCTCTGCCGAGATGCAGAAAGCGAGCTGGACAAAATCGCTCAAAGGAAGGACCATTGCCATCAACAACTTCGAACGCCAGCTCTCCGATGACGGCGCCGTGATCGTCAAGTTCTTTTTGCACATTGAAAAAGAGGAGCAGAAACGGCGGTTCATCGCCCGCGAGCACGACCCCTTAAAAGCATGGCTCGTGACCCCGGCGCTCTGGGAGATCCACAAGAGCTACGAGCTCTCGCTTCCCGTGATCGACCATTTCCTGGAAAAGACCGATACAAAATCCGCCCCCTGGCACGTGCTCGATGCAACAGACGAGAACTTTGCCGTGCTTAAGATCTACACGGCCCTTGAGGCTGCGCTCGAAAAGGCCCTTTTGGTAAAATCGGGAGAAAAACCGGCAAAACTTCCCGACCCGCTCCTCCCGGAGAAACGGCCGGTGAAACGCAGTGCCGGGAATTATAAAGACGGGAAGAGCTGCACCCGCGAGGAATGCCAGCCGGCCCTCGATGCCCTCCAGGAAGAGATGATCCGGGTCCAGGGTCTCCTTTTCAAGCGCAAAATCCCGCTCATCATCGTGTACGAGGGCTGGGATGCGGCAGGAAAAGGTGGCAACATCACCCGGCTTGCCCGGTACATGAACCCGCGCGGGTACGATGTGATCCCCACGTCCGCGCCCGGTGCAACGGAAAAGAGCCACCACTATCTCTGGCGCTTTGTACGGAATTTCCCGCAGGCCGGCCATATCGCGATCTTCGACCGGAGCTGGTACGGCCGGGTGCTCGTGGAACGCGTGGAGAACTTCTGCACGAAGAACGAATGGCAGCGGGCCTACCGCGAGATAAACGAGATGGAGGCGGACTATGTCTATTCGAGCGGCGGGGGGATCATCAAGTTCTGGCTGGAGATCACAAAAGACGAGCAGCTCCGGCGCTTCGAGCAGCGGGAGGACGATCCCTTAAAGCAGTGGAAGATAACCGACGAGGACTGGCGCAACCGGGAGAAGTGGGACCTGTACGACAAGGCAGTCGACGAGATGCTCGCCCGGACCAGCACGAAGATTGCCCCCTGGACGGTGATCGGCTCGGAAGACAAGTGGCCGGCCCGGATCCGTACCATCGAGAAGGTCACATCGTACTGCCGGGACCTGCTGGAATAA
- a CDS encoding type II toxin-antitoxin system RelE family toxin has protein sequence MSPYTLSFKNSVEKDCRKIPKDLLPNIFEHVENLSINPLPHDAIKLAGADSLYRIRVGEYRVIYRVLHESREVIVQYIRHRSVAYRGV, from the coding sequence ATGAGTCCATACACGCTCTCTTTTAAAAACAGCGTGGAGAAAGACTGCCGGAAAATTCCAAAAGACCTGCTGCCGAATATTTTTGAGCACGTGGAAAATCTTTCAATAAACCCGCTACCGCACGATGCGATCAAACTGGCCGGTGCGGATTCGCTGTACCGGATCCGGGTCGGGGAATACCGGGTTATCTACCGGGTGTTGCACGAGTCCCGTGAAGTAATCGTGCAATATATCCGACACAGGAGCGTGGCATACCGGGGAGTATAA
- a CDS encoding helix-turn-helix transcriptional regulator → MKNRIKVLRAERDMTQEQLAELVGVTRNTIISMEKGKYCPSIKLGFRIAHVFGVGITDVFTYEEDKDGPSADRDEED, encoded by the coding sequence ATGAAAAACCGGATCAAAGTACTCCGCGCAGAGCGGGACATGACGCAGGAGCAGCTCGCCGAGCTTGTCGGAGTGACCCGGAATACGATCATCTCCATGGAGAAAGGGAAGTACTGCCCTTCGATAAAGCTAGGGTTCCGTATCGCACATGTCTTCGGTGTTGGGATAACCGATGTTTTCACCTATGAAGAAGACAAGGACGGGCCATCCGCAGACCGTGATGAAGAGGATTAA
- the thiI gene encoding tRNA uracil 4-sulfurtransferase ThiI, producing the protein MAAETSGTKTIVMVRYGELFLKSDPVKYHFIGLLLRNIRQALKSAGIDSRSESPRGRIFLFTDRPDEAARIVSRVFGVVDTSICTLVAAEPDAVRDAALALAKKHLQPPCTFAVRAKRQYKTGMNSQELGEYVGSAIYDAVPGLTVDLTNPEYEIFVEMRECGGIVYDERFPGQGGLPWGSQGKALALLSSGIDSPVAAWLAMKRGCEVSFVHVDGGRWAGADVKATATENLCRLSLWCPQEPVSMTIVNAEAFYDAMQQEKIPPRLRCVLCKRFMIRLAARLALNDGAAAILTGENLGQVASQTLANLAVISDVTPVPVLRPLITYDKAETVDLARKIGTFLGKQGDLACRAVPKMPATAATAEAVREAEEKLDIAGLLDQVLASVEYVNAENGKIL; encoded by the coding sequence ATGGCAGCAGAAACCAGCGGGACAAAGACCATCGTGATGGTCCGGTACGGCGAGCTCTTCTTAAAGAGCGATCCGGTAAAATACCATTTCATCGGCCTGCTGCTCAGGAATATCCGGCAGGCGCTCAAATCTGCCGGCATCGACTCGCGATCCGAGAGCCCCCGGGGCCGGATCTTCCTCTTTACCGACCGGCCGGACGAGGCCGCACGGATCGTCTCACGGGTTTTTGGCGTTGTGGACACGAGCATCTGCACGCTTGTTGCAGCCGAACCGGACGCGGTCCGGGATGCGGCTCTTGCCTTGGCAAAAAAGCATCTCCAACCGCCCTGCACGTTTGCGGTCCGGGCAAAACGGCAGTACAAGACCGGCATGAACAGCCAGGAGCTCGGCGAGTACGTGGGCTCGGCCATCTACGATGCGGTCCCCGGCCTGACCGTCGACCTCACGAACCCGGAGTACGAGATCTTTGTCGAGATGCGCGAGTGCGGCGGGATAGTGTACGACGAACGGTTCCCGGGCCAGGGCGGGCTCCCCTGGGGGTCCCAGGGAAAAGCGCTCGCGCTCCTCTCTTCAGGGATCGATTCGCCGGTTGCCGCATGGCTTGCCATGAAACGCGGCTGCGAAGTTTCGTTTGTCCATGTTGACGGCGGCCGCTGGGCGGGTGCCGATGTAAAGGCAACGGCAACAGAAAACCTCTGCCGGCTCTCGCTCTGGTGCCCGCAGGAGCCCGTGTCCATGACGATTGTAAACGCCGAGGCATTCTATGACGCCATGCAGCAGGAGAAGATCCCGCCCCGGCTCCGCTGTGTCCTTTGCAAGCGCTTCATGATCCGGCTTGCCGCCCGGCTCGCGTTAAACGATGGCGCAGCCGCGATCCTCACGGGCGAGAACCTCGGGCAGGTCGCGTCCCAGACGCTCGCTAACCTCGCGGTGATCTCCGATGTCACGCCCGTCCCGGTGCTCCGGCCGCTCATCACGTACGACAAGGCCGAGACCGTGGACCTCGCGAGAAAAATCGGAACGTTCCTTGGGAAACAGGGCGACCTTGCCTGCCGGGCTGTGCCGAAGATGCCGGCAACCGCGGCGACCGCAGAGGCCGTGCGCGAGGCCGAGGAAAAGCTGGACATCGCCGGCCTGCTCGATCAGGTGCTTGCCTCGGTTGAGTACGTGAACGCAGAGAACGGGAAGATCCTCTAA